A section of the Primulina eburnea isolate SZY01 chromosome 1, ASM2296580v1, whole genome shotgun sequence genome encodes:
- the LOC140842120 gene encoding MACPF domain-containing protein At1g14780-like isoform X2, which yields MSDHGVVQKALNSLGKGFDLSSDFRLKFCKGENRIIVLNETATRHLSVPGFGSIDNVSIDIRCDKGDRTRYQSDMLDFNQMSEFFNKKCSVSGKIPSGQFNSMFGFQSGSWAIDAASTKCLAFDGYFINLFDIHIDRYPLILADEVRNAVPSTWDPSALARFIEKYGTHIIVGLGIGGHDLVLVKQDKSSSMEPSELKNHFYNLGDQLFNGTCTFSPHQLKTKEQKHKAFDVFDPQPNILNNFQSITAKDGISVICSKRGGESCVNNTHCEWLPTVPLMPDAVHFNFIPITSLMRGLPGKGFLSHAINLYLRYKPPIADLEYFLDFQTHRIWAPIHNDLSMGLARNKANHTPSLNFNPMGPKLYVNTTQVTAGNLPVTGMRLYLEGIKCNRLGVHLQHLTTPPVHFHNKMNDSTTWRGSDEIPENHRYFEAIQWKKFSHVCTAPVKPDLEWLSPSQDTSFIVTGAQLHVKKHYSKNVLHLRLAYSKLSNSCIMQSNWMHAASEHNSIKSGFFSSISTSITGNAEKEKLPEQVIVDSGVYPTGPPVPVQTQKLLKFVDMTQLCRGPLDSPGHWLVTGAKLDLEKGKICLRVKFSLLKMY from the exons ATGAGTGACCATGGAGTTGTGCAGAAGGCCCTGAACAGCCTCGGCAAAGGTTTTGATTTATCGTCCGATTTTCGACTCAAGTTCTGCAAAGGAGAAAACAGGATCATCGTCCTTAACGAAACAGCCACCAGACATCTCTCAGTACCAGGTTTCGGATCCATTGATAATGTCTCGATCGATATAAGATGTGATAAAGGAGATCGTACAAGGTATCAATCAGACATGCTCGATTTTAACCAG ATGTCGgagtttttcaacaaaaaatgCTCGGTTTCGGGTAAAATCCCGTCGGGGCAGTTCAACTCCATGTTCGGATTCCAGAGCGGGTCGTGGGCTATTGATGCTGCGAGCACAAAGTGTTTAGCGTTTGATGGATATTTTATCAATTTGTTCGATATTCATATCGATAGATATCCACTGATTCTCGCCGATGAGGTGCGGAATGCTGTTCCTTCTACATGGGATCCTTCTGCTCTAGCAAG ATTCATAGAAAAATATGGAACACATATAATTGTGGGGCTAGGTATTGGTGGGCATGATTTGGTTTTGGTAAAGCAAGACAAGTCTTCAAGCATGGAACCATCAGAGCTGAAGAATCATTTTTATAATCTTGGAGATCAATTATTCAATGGAACATGCACATTTTCCCCGCATCAGCTCAAAACAAAAGAACAAAAACACAAGG CATTCGATGTTTTTGATCCGCAACCTAACATTCTGAATAATTTCCAGTCAATTACAGCAAAAGAT GGGATCAGTGTGATTTGTTCAAAAAGGGGTGGGGAATCGTGTGTGAATAATACACATTGTGAATGGCTGCCAACGGTTCCATTAATGCCGGATGCGGTCCATTTCAACTTCATACCAATCACTTCTCTGATGAGAGGGCTTCCTGGCAAAGGCTTCTTGTCGCATGCCATCAATCTCTATCTTCGAT ATAAGCCTCCAATAGCTGATCTAGAGTATTTCCTGGACTTTCAAACTCATAGAATTTGGGCCCCCATACACAATGACCTCTCCATGGGCCTAGCTAGGAACAAGGCTAATCACACGCCATCTCTGAATTTTAATCCAATGGGCCCTAAGCTATACGTAAATACCACTCAG GTCACTGCCGGCAACTTACCGGTGACTGGAATGAGGTTATATCTCGAGGGCATAAAATGCAATCG GCTGGGAGTGCACCTCCAACACCTAACCACCCCGCCGGTCCACTTCCATAATAAGATGAACGACTCCACGACATGGCGGGGATCTGACGAAATCCCCGAAAACCATCGTTATTTCGAAGCTATCCAATGGAAAAAATTCTCCCACGTCTGCACTGCCCCGGTGAAACCCGACCTAGAATGGTTAAGTCCCTCGCAAGACACCTCGTTCATCGTAACGGGAGCCCAACTCCATGTGAAAAAGCATTATTCCAAAAATGTGTTGCACCTTCGTCTTGCGTACTCAAAGTTATCAAACTCGTGCATCATGCAGTCTAACTGGATGCATGCCGCATCGGAACACAACTCGATAAAATCGGGATTCTTTTCATCCATAAGTACGTCGATAACCGGAAACGCGGAGAAAGAGAAATTGCCGGAACAAGTCATCGTGGATTCGGGGGTGTACCCAACAGGGCCACCAGTGCCGGTTCAAACGCAGAAGCTATTGAAATTTGTAGATATGACACAGTTGTGTAGAGGGCCGTTGGATAGTCCTGGACATTGGCTGGTGACAGGGGCTAAATTGGACTTGGAAAAGGGAAAGATTTGCCTAAGGGTGAAGTTTTCTTTGTTGAAAATGTACTGA
- the LOC140842120 gene encoding MACPF domain-containing protein At1g14780-like isoform X1 yields MSDHGVVQKALNSLGKGFDLSSDFRLKFCKGENRIIVLNETATRHLSVPGFGSIDNVSIDIRCDKGDRTRYQSDMLDFNQMSEFFNKKCSVSGKIPSGQFNSMFGFQSGSWAIDAASTKCLAFDGYFINLFDIHIDRYPLILADEVRNAVPSTWDPSALARFIEKYGTHIIVGLGIGGHDLVLVKQDKSSSMEPSELKNHFYNLGDQLFNGTCTFSPHQLKTKEQKHKAPQAFDVFDPQPNILNNFQSITAKDGISVICSKRGGESCVNNTHCEWLPTVPLMPDAVHFNFIPITSLMRGLPGKGFLSHAINLYLRYKPPIADLEYFLDFQTHRIWAPIHNDLSMGLARNKANHTPSLNFNPMGPKLYVNTTQVTAGNLPVTGMRLYLEGIKCNRLGVHLQHLTTPPVHFHNKMNDSTTWRGSDEIPENHRYFEAIQWKKFSHVCTAPVKPDLEWLSPSQDTSFIVTGAQLHVKKHYSKNVLHLRLAYSKLSNSCIMQSNWMHAASEHNSIKSGFFSSISTSITGNAEKEKLPEQVIVDSGVYPTGPPVPVQTQKLLKFVDMTQLCRGPLDSPGHWLVTGAKLDLEKGKICLRVKFSLLKMY; encoded by the exons ATGAGTGACCATGGAGTTGTGCAGAAGGCCCTGAACAGCCTCGGCAAAGGTTTTGATTTATCGTCCGATTTTCGACTCAAGTTCTGCAAAGGAGAAAACAGGATCATCGTCCTTAACGAAACAGCCACCAGACATCTCTCAGTACCAGGTTTCGGATCCATTGATAATGTCTCGATCGATATAAGATGTGATAAAGGAGATCGTACAAGGTATCAATCAGACATGCTCGATTTTAACCAG ATGTCGgagtttttcaacaaaaaatgCTCGGTTTCGGGTAAAATCCCGTCGGGGCAGTTCAACTCCATGTTCGGATTCCAGAGCGGGTCGTGGGCTATTGATGCTGCGAGCACAAAGTGTTTAGCGTTTGATGGATATTTTATCAATTTGTTCGATATTCATATCGATAGATATCCACTGATTCTCGCCGATGAGGTGCGGAATGCTGTTCCTTCTACATGGGATCCTTCTGCTCTAGCAAG ATTCATAGAAAAATATGGAACACATATAATTGTGGGGCTAGGTATTGGTGGGCATGATTTGGTTTTGGTAAAGCAAGACAAGTCTTCAAGCATGGAACCATCAGAGCTGAAGAATCATTTTTATAATCTTGGAGATCAATTATTCAATGGAACATGCACATTTTCCCCGCATCAGCTCAAAACAAAAGAACAAAAACACAAG GCACCACAAGCATTCGATGTTTTTGATCCGCAACCTAACATTCTGAATAATTTCCAGTCAATTACAGCAAAAGAT GGGATCAGTGTGATTTGTTCAAAAAGGGGTGGGGAATCGTGTGTGAATAATACACATTGTGAATGGCTGCCAACGGTTCCATTAATGCCGGATGCGGTCCATTTCAACTTCATACCAATCACTTCTCTGATGAGAGGGCTTCCTGGCAAAGGCTTCTTGTCGCATGCCATCAATCTCTATCTTCGAT ATAAGCCTCCAATAGCTGATCTAGAGTATTTCCTGGACTTTCAAACTCATAGAATTTGGGCCCCCATACACAATGACCTCTCCATGGGCCTAGCTAGGAACAAGGCTAATCACACGCCATCTCTGAATTTTAATCCAATGGGCCCTAAGCTATACGTAAATACCACTCAG GTCACTGCCGGCAACTTACCGGTGACTGGAATGAGGTTATATCTCGAGGGCATAAAATGCAATCG GCTGGGAGTGCACCTCCAACACCTAACCACCCCGCCGGTCCACTTCCATAATAAGATGAACGACTCCACGACATGGCGGGGATCTGACGAAATCCCCGAAAACCATCGTTATTTCGAAGCTATCCAATGGAAAAAATTCTCCCACGTCTGCACTGCCCCGGTGAAACCCGACCTAGAATGGTTAAGTCCCTCGCAAGACACCTCGTTCATCGTAACGGGAGCCCAACTCCATGTGAAAAAGCATTATTCCAAAAATGTGTTGCACCTTCGTCTTGCGTACTCAAAGTTATCAAACTCGTGCATCATGCAGTCTAACTGGATGCATGCCGCATCGGAACACAACTCGATAAAATCGGGATTCTTTTCATCCATAAGTACGTCGATAACCGGAAACGCGGAGAAAGAGAAATTGCCGGAACAAGTCATCGTGGATTCGGGGGTGTACCCAACAGGGCCACCAGTGCCGGTTCAAACGCAGAAGCTATTGAAATTTGTAGATATGACACAGTTGTGTAGAGGGCCGTTGGATAGTCCTGGACATTGGCTGGTGACAGGGGCTAAATTGGACTTGGAAAAGGGAAAGATTTGCCTAAGGGTGAAGTTTTCTTTGTTGAAAATGTACTGA
- the LOC140842135 gene encoding alpha,alpha-trehalose-phosphate synthase [UDP-forming] 6-like: MVSRSYSNLLELASGEAPLPTLGGLSRRIPRLMSVAGILSDIDDDVSKSVGSDPSSSSAQRDRIIIVANLLPIKVHRRLDNSKGWTFSWDGNSLLLQLKDGSGDEELEYIYVGCLKEDIHPNDQEEVSQILWETYKCVPTFLPPELYNRYYHGFCKQQLWPLFHYMLPLLPDLGGRFNRSMWQAYVSVNKIFADRIMEVINPEDDFVWIHDYHLMVLPTFLRKRFNRVKLGFFLHSPFPSSEIYKTLPIRGELLRALLNSDLIGFHTFDYARHFLSCCSRMLGLSYESKRGYMGLEYYGRTVSIKILPVGIHMGQLQSVLNLPETEAKVVDLINQFSARGRTMLLGVDDMDIFKGISLKLLAMEQLLLQQPEQRGKVVLVQIANPARGKGKYVQEVQDETFATVKRVNETFGEPGYDPVILINQPLKFYERVAYYVVAECCLVTAVRDGMNLIPYEYIISRQGNEKLDKALGLKSSRLKKSTLVLSEFIGCSPSLSGAIRVNPWNIDGVADAMESALVMADAEKQLRHEKHYKYVSTHDVAYWARSFLHDLERTCKDHARCRSWGIGFGLSFRVVALDLNFRKLAMEHIVSAYRRTTNRAFLLDYDGTLMPQNSIDKRPNSKTVDIINSLCRDKNNIVFIVSARSRDTLTEWFSSCEKLGIAAEHGYFLRLNRDEEWETCVPIVECKWKQVTEPVMKLYTETTDGSVIEIKETTMGWCYEDADPDFGSCQAKELLNHLESVLSNEPVTVKSGQNCVEVKPQGVSKGLVAKRLLSMMQEKGMLPDFVLCIGDDRSDEDMFEVITSSLNGPSIAPSAEVFACTVGRKPSKARYYLDDTVEIIKLMQGLASVAEDMIPS; the protein is encoded by the exons ATGGTGTCGAGATCATACTCAAACCTCTTGGAGCTAGCCTCTGGTGAAGCCCCATTACCGACTTTAGGTGGTCTTAGTCGGCGTATTCCTCGTCTCATGTCAGTGGCTGGCATACTGTCTGATATTGACGATGATGTATCAAAGAGCGTTGGCAGTGATCCATCTTCTTCATCAGCACAACGGGATAGGATAATTATTGTAGCTAACCTGCTGCCAATAAAGGTTCATCGAAGATTGGATAATAGTAAAGGATGGACTTTTAGTTGGGACGGGAATTCGCTTCTCCTTCAACTAAAAGATGGATCGGGGGATGAAGAACTAGAGTATATTTACGTGGGGTGTCTTAAGGAAGATATTCACCCGAATGACCAAGAAGAAGTATCTCAAATACTCTGGGAGACATATAAGTGTGTGCCCACCTTTTTGCCTCCTGAACTATATAACCGCTATTATCATGGGTTTTGCAAACAGCAGTTATGGCCATTGTTCCACTATATGTTGCCTCTGTTACCGGATCTTGGTGGTAGATTCAATCGTTCCATGTGGCAGGCTTATGTATCAGTTAACAAGATTTTTGCCGATAGAATCATGGAAGTGATTAACCCGGAAGATGATTTTGTATGGATTCATGATTACCATCTAATGGTATTGCCCACTTTCTTGAGGAAGAGGTTTAACCGAGTGAAGCTTGGTTTTTTCCTACACAGCCCGTTTCCATCTTCGGAGATTTACAAAACTTTGCCGATACGGGGAGAACTTCTTCGAGCTCTACTAAACTCGGATTTGATAGGGTTTCACACATTTGATTACGCACGGCATTTCCTGTCATGTTGTAGTAGGATGTTAGGCCTATCATATGAGTCGAAAAGGGGTTACATGGGCTTGGAATATTATGGTCGTACTGTTAGTATCAAAATTCTTCCTGTTGGTATCCACATGGGGCAGCTTCAATCAGTTTTGAACCTGCCTGAAACTGAGGCCAAAGTCGTAGATCTTATTAATCAGTTTTCTGCTAGGGGGAGAACAATGTTACTCGGGGTCGATGACATGGATATTTTCAAGGGCATAAGTTTGAAATTACTGGCAATGGAACAGCTCCTATTGCAGCAACCCGAGCAGCGGGGAAAGGTTGTTTTAGTGCAGATAGCTAATCCAGCTCGGGGAAAAGGAAAATACGTGCAAGAAGTGCAGGATGAAACGTTTGCGACAGTAAAGCGAGTAAACGAGACTTTTGGGGAACCAGGATATGATCCTGTCATCTTAATTAATCAACCACTCAAATTTTATGAGAGAGTTGCTTACTACGTCGTTGCCGAGTGTTGTTTGGTCACAGCTGTTAGAGATGGTATGAACCTTATCCCATATGAGTACATAATTAGTCGACAAGGAAATGAGAAGTTGGATAAGGCTTTGGGGCTCAAATCTTCACGTCTGAAAAAGAGCACGTTGGTTTTGTCGGAGTTTATTGGATGCTCGCCATCTCTAAGTGGAGCAATTAGAGTCAACCCGTGGAATATAGATGGAGTGGCGGATGCAATGGAGTCTGCTCTCGTAATGGCTGATGCAGAAAAACAATTGAGACATGAGAAACATTATAAGTATGTAAGCACCCATGATGTGGCGTATTGGGCTCGAAGTTTCTTGCATGATCTTGAAAGAACTTGTAAGGATCATGCACGATGTAGATCGTGGGGTATTGGATTTGGCTTAAGTTTTAGGGTCGTTGCACTCGATCTAAATTTTCGAAAGTTGGCTATGGAACACATAGTTTCAGCTTACAGAAGGACTACAAATAGAGCTTTTCTTCTCGATTATGATGGTACTTTAATGCCTCAAAATTCAATTGATAAGAGGCCAAACTCGAAAACCGTCGATATAATAAATAGTTTGTGTAGAGACAAAAACAATATTGTTTTCATCGTTAGTGCTAGAAGCCGAGACACTTTAACCGAATGGTTTTCATCTTGTGAAAAGCTCGGAATTGCAGCAGAGCATGGCTATTTCCTGAG GTTGAATCGAGATGAGGAATGGGAAACATGTGTGCCCATAGTTGAATGCAAATGGAAACAGGTTACAGAGCCGGTAATGAAACTTTATACCGAGACAACTGATGGGTCAGTTATTGAAATTAAGGAAACCACGATGGGTTGGTGTTATGAGGATGCGGATCCTGATTTTGGATCTTGTCAAGCAAAAGAACTTCTTAATCACCTTGAAAGTGTTCTTTCTAATGAACCTGTCACAGTCAAGAGTGGCCAAAATTGTGTTGAAGTAAAGCCACAG GGAGTAAGCAAGGGATTGGTGGCCAAACGCCTCCTATCCATGATGCAAGAGAAAGGAATGTTGCCAGATTTCGTCCTATGCATAGGAGATGATAGATCTGATGAAGATATGTTTGAGGTGATTACGAGCTCTCTTAATGGACCATCCATAGCTCCTTCCGCGGAAGTATTTGCATGTACAGTAGGCCGGAAACCGAGCAAGGCGAGATACTATCTTGATGATACGGTTGAAATCATTAAACTTATGCAAGGCTTGGCCTCAGTTGCAGAAGATATGATACCCTCGTAG
- the LOC140814109 gene encoding vacuolar iron transporter 1-like, which produces MAQELNTSLLNQHKEKHFTAGEIVRDIIIGVSDGLTVPFALAAGLSGANASSAIILTAGIAEVAAGAISMGLGGYLAAKSEADHYIRELKREQEEIVAVPDTEAAEVAEILSEYGIQPHEYTPVVNALRKNPQAWLDFMMKFELGLEKPDPKRALHSALTIAIAYIVGGIVPLIPYMFIPTARRAVLASVVVTLIALLIFGYAKGHFTGSKPIRSALQTAFIGAIASAAAFGMAKVVQG; this is translated from the exons ATGGCTCAAGAGTTGAACACGTCTTTGTTGAACCAACACAAAGAGAAGCATTTCACTGCTGGCGAAATTGTTCGTGACATAATCATAGGAGTGTCCGATGGTCTCACGGTTCCGTTCGCACTCGCCGCAGGCCTGTCAGGCGCTAACGCATCCTCAGCCATCATTCTCACCGCAGGAATAGCCGAGGTTGCCGCCGGAGCTATCTCCATGGGTCTTGGAGG TTACCTTGCAGCAAAAAGCGAGGCTGATCATTATATTAGGGAGCTCAAGAGAGAACAAGAGGAGATTGTTGCTGTCCCTGATACAG AAGCTGCCGAGGTTGCAGAAATACTATCAGAGTATGGGATTCAGCCTCATGAATACACACCAGTAGTGAATGCTCTCAGGAAGAACCCACAGGCTTGGCTTGATTTTATGATGAA ATTTGAACTGGGATTGGAGAAGCCAGATCCAAAGAGAGCCCTCCACAGTGCACTGACAATTGCCATCGCTTACATAGTCGGAGGAATAGTGCCACTCATCCCTTACATGTTCATCCCAACGGCACGGAGAGCCGTGTTAGCGTCTGTCGTCGTAACTCTAATCGCTTTGCTTATATTTGGGTATGCAAAAGGCCATTTTACTGGGAGCAAACCCATTCGCAGTGCTCTCCAGACTGCGTTTATCGGGGCTATTGCATCTGCTGCTGCTTTTGGTATGGCTAAAGTTGTACAAGGATGA
- the LOC140814117 gene encoding LOW QUALITY PROTEIN: cyclin-SDS-like (The sequence of the model RefSeq protein was modified relative to this genomic sequence to represent the inferred CDS: deleted 1 base in 1 codon): MKRKHQASLAAKGFVAAASQLYFTTKQLRSQLTRRPRLHFSPIIPTKSAASLFTQPSDVSGESSLSSVNDFRRAITARYYRKKSRNYVKVELSENMSENSCVESCSGTVVIVDVDNRDLTSKSVNVEEEAGGEKISRSEVSSVSRCTLSENKSGNEDRKVTEYERYVGISQNDVQLEIPCEFSPENMNSEAVHVQTTNNLILNDGMAPISNSVRTTIDINEKREREELQSGAMNRIPELESLEFDLVCSEQFSNCGSLGDGVSEEQNSCSKNYQVVSDLETESSDYTSSLWSNASGSQFSEKSMGDENCSPTFQLLAQFKKQFCESTSVLGSAYHDCEDYSSNDINLLGLEDDDEEIYKIIRKRERRQVYLRDYAEEYCSTTEYGNLVIQQRQRMVRWIVEQATNKELQKETMFLGVSLLDRFLSKGYFKNTRNLQITGIACLTLATRIEENQPNNCIRKKTFDVGSNTYARYEVVAMEWMVQEVLNFQCYLPTLYNFLWFYLKAARANEKVEKTARYLAVLALLGHQQLCYWPSTVAAGIVVLASIAANQDASCNLITAIHARQKDKDLPECIKSLEWLVKYL, from the exons ATGAAGCGCAAGCATCAAGCATCACTAGCTGCCAAAGGATTTGTAGCAGCAGCATCTCAGCTCTACTTCACAACGAAGCAGCTCCGGTCACAGTTAACCCGCCGCCCCCGACTTCATTTTTCCCCGATCATTCCTACGAAGTCTGCAGCTTCACTTTTCACACAACCCAGTGATGTCTCCGGTGAATCTAGTTTATCCTCTGTCAATGATTTTAGGAGAGCTATTACCGCAAGGTATTATAGGAAGAAGAGCAGAAATTATGTTAAAGTTGAGTTGTCGGAGAATATGTCAGAGAATTCGTGCGTTGAATCGTGCTCCGGAACGGTAGTGATTGTAGATGTAGATAACAGAGATTTGACGTCGAAGAGTGTAAATGTGGAGGAAGAAGCAGGAGGGGAAAAGATTAGCAGATCTGAAGTTTCTAGCGTTTCTAGGTGTACATTATCGGAGAACAAATCCGGAAATGAGGATCGAAAAGTGACGGAATATGAACGTTATGTTGGAATTTCTCAAAATGACGTCCAATTGGAGATTCCTTGTGAATTTTCGCCGGAAAATATGAATTCTGAGGCTGTACATGTTCAAACTACTAATAATTTGATTCTGAACGACGGCATGGCACCTATCTCAAACTCTGTCAGGACAACAATTGATATCAATGAAAAGAGAGAGCGTGAAGAGCTGCAATCGGGTGCCATGAATAGAATTCCAGAACTCGAGTcactagaatttgatttagtttGTTCAGAGCAGTTCTCAAATTGCGGTAGTTTAGGTGATGGAGTATCCGAGGAGCAAAACTCGTGCTCTAAGAATTATCAGGTAGTCTCAGATTTGGAAACAGAAAGTTCGGATTATACGTCTTCCTTATGGAGTAATGCTTCCGGAAGTCAATTTTCTGAAAAGTCCATGGGAGATGAAAATTGTTCTCCTACTTTTCAATTGCTCGCTCAGTTTAAGAAACAGTTCTGCGAATCGACTTCTGTGCTAGGTTCGGCTTATCATGACTGTGAAGACTACAGTTCTAATGACATCAAC TTATTGGGACTAGAGGATGACGATGAAGAGATCTATAAGATCATAAGAAAGAGAGAGAGGAGGCAAGTGTATTTGCGTGATTATGCAGAGGAATACTGTTCTACTACTGAATACGGCAATCTTGTCATTCAGCAACGCCAACGAATGGTTCGCTGGATTGTGGAG CAAGCTACTAACAAGGAGCTTCAGaaggaaacaatgtttttaggTGTTAGCCTTCTTGACAGATTTCTGAGTAAAGGATATTTCAAGAATACAAGGAATCTTCAAATTACTGGAATCGCATGCCTCACTCTAGCCACCAGGATTGAAGAAAACCAGCCCAACAACTG CATAAGGAAAAAGACATTCGACGTAGGAAGCAACACATATGCTCGGTATGAAGTAGTGGCCATGGAATGGATGGTGCAGGAAGTCCTTAATTTCCAATGCTACCTGCCTACCTTGTACAACTTCTTATG GTTTTATCTCAAAGCTGCAAGGGCTAATGAAAAAGTGGAGAAGACAGCCAGATACCTTGCAGTACTCGCGCTGCTGGGTCATCAGCAGCTTTGCTATTGGCCCTCAACTGTTGCAGCTGGGATTGTTGTTCTTGCTTCTATTGCAGCTAATCAAGATGCATCC TGCAACCTGATTACAGCA ATTCATGCCAGACAGAAAGACAAAGATCTACCTGAATGCATCAAG AGTCTGGAATGGTTGGTGAAATATCTATGA